From one Planococcus citri chromosome 3, ihPlaCitr1.1, whole genome shotgun sequence genomic stretch:
- the LOC135840826 gene encoding tether containing UBX domain for GLUT4 produces MSHSLVVLLGNGRRQRVNVKPTTPVLLVLEEVCKKQGLNADDYDLKFHSRILDLTSTVQFCGVSNNAQLELIPAAKSRVASPVSVFLQLEDGNRLSGSFLPSCTLSDIINQLCSEEIKSKENPVVIYTRQEVIGDKLKTTTLKMLGLTSGNALLRLMHRTREQLKTQSVSKICTLQPKPKPVEEKKPKPEESLTKNTEKINEPSDSKVENADEAIVSNQDESQDNTRVNVAEKMDIDEDDEKTPSPESPPKKEETLVASPLQKKEEPSTSRNVRKDDSDEETAPFNINEVQYIGERYALIFKIDSVQSPRFDDQTDDFYELTVEDAKTLLRDIKRTRSELEEASLETSSIRARKKSLQLERTLTLYPHCVIRIIFPNRIVLQGVFKSSETVLEVVKFAKNFLETPSLDFYLYISPPKTILKNDQRLVEIGAVPGINLYFGSESIDYNSSQDFIQEKFIKRLVSPSIAFRVANHFRKMSKKNKDTEPKHLPENIDRDAEQDLAPSARPAAVKPPVLPKNAPSGKVPKWFKKP; encoded by the exons ATGAGTCATTCTTTGGTTGTGTTATTGGGTAATGGAAGACGACAGCGCGTAAATGTGAAACCAACCACTCCGGTTCTATTG GTTTTGGAAGAAGTATGTAAGAAACAAGGATTAAATGCGGACGATTATGACTTGAA ATTTCATAGTCGAATTCTTGATCTTACATCAACCGTGCAATTTTGCGGCGTGTCCAATAATGCTCAATTAGAGTTAATTCCTGCTGCAAAATCTCGAGTGGCGTCTCCTGTTTCGGTTTTCTTGCAGTTGGAAGATGGGAACCGACTTTCTGGATCCTTTTTACCTTCAT gtaccttaTCAGATATCATCAACCAATTATGTAGTGAAGAAATTAAATCGAAAGAAAATCCAGTGGTGATTTATACTCGACAAGAAGTCATAGGTGATAAGTTGAAAACTACTACTTTGAAAATGTTAGGATTAACCAGTGGAAATGCCTTACTGAG ATTAATGCATCGTACTAGAGAACAGTTGAAAACTCAATCCGTTTCCAAAATTTGTACGCTACAACCTAAACCTAAACCTGTCGAAGAAAAGAAACCAAAACCTGAAGAATCGCTTactaaaaacactgaaaaaattaatgaaccgaGTGATAGTAAAGTAGAAAACGCCGATGAAGCAATCGTATCAAATCAAGATGAATCACAAGATAATACAAGAGTAAATGTAGCCGAAAAGATGGATATTGACgaagatgatgaaaaaacacCTTCGCCAGAAAGCCCAcctaaaaaagaagaaacactAGTAGCATCTCCTTTGCAGAAAAAAGAAGAACCAAGTACCTCAAGAAATGTTCGTAAAGATGATTCAGACGAAGAAACTGCGCCTTTTAATATTAACGAAGTTCAATAC atCGGCGAAAGATATGCGTTAATATTTAAAATCGATTCCGTTCAATCACCCAGATTTGATGACCAAACCGATGACTTCTACGAGCTTACTGTTGAAGATGCCAAAACTCTTCTACGCGATATTAAACGCACGCG ATCTGAATTAGAAGAAGCATCTTTAGAAACGTCTTCGATTAGAGCTCGTAAAAAATCATTACAACTTGAACGTACATTAACGTTATATCCGCATTGTGTTATTCGTATAATCTTTCCGAATAGAATAGTCCTTCAAGGAGTGTTTAAATCATCCGAGACTGTCCTAGAAGTCgttaaatttgctaaaaatttcttaGAAACGCCATCTTTAGATTTTTATCTTT ATATATCACCACCGAAAACCATTTTGAAGAATGATCAAAGACTAGTGGAAATCGGTGCAGTTCCTGgcataaatttatattttggtaGCGAATCTATTGATTATAATTCATCTCAAgattttattcaagaaaaattcataaaaagacTCGTATCACCGAGTATTGCTTTCAGAGTTGCGAATCATTTTAG AAAAATGTCGAAGAAGAATAAAGACACCGAACCGAAACATCTACCAGAAAATATAGACAGAGATGCTGAACAAGATTTAGCACCAAGTGCCAGACCAGCAGCTGTGAAACCACCCGTCTTACCAAAAAATGCCCCATCCGGCAAAGTACCTAAATGGTTCAAAAAACCTTGA